From Patescibacteria group bacterium, a single genomic window includes:
- a CDS encoding class I SAM-dependent methyltransferase — MPKNSISDRWDAIWLKNNQYSLYPRRVFKTEEKISDLVNFGIDFLGKKVLDAGCGDGAALRYLQQNFQTTGCGIDISSGAIERAKAIEPTNMNTYQVADARALPFSDQTFDVVLSWGVLTYFDEIEKAISEARRVLKPDGLLIIVQPNLLSFGVMQEWYLRIKKRWPYGTHKKYSPFKFKHWLRRNGFSSVKFFAKPPYADMPIAGVFDGILNRIFPFWGHYLYIIARK, encoded by the coding sequence ATGCCAAAAAATTCTATCTCTGACCGGTGGGATGCCATCTGGTTAAAAAATAATCAGTATTCTCTTTACCCGCGGCGGGTGTTTAAAACAGAAGAAAAAATTTCTGATCTGGTGAATTTTGGCATTGATTTTTTGGGCAAAAAAGTGTTGGATGCGGGCTGTGGCGACGGAGCGGCGCTAAGATATTTACAACAAAATTTTCAGACAACCGGTTGTGGCATAGACATTTCCAGCGGGGCAATTGAACGGGCAAAGGCAATTGAACCAACTAATATGAATACTTACCAGGTTGCGGACGCGCGGGCTTTGCCTTTTAGCGACCAGACATTTGATGTGGTGTTAAGCTGGGGCGTGCTCACATATTTTGATGAAATTGAAAAAGCAATATCCGAGGCGCGCCGGGTGCTCAAACCTGACGGTTTGTTAATTATTGTTCAGCCGAATCTGCTTTCATTCGGTGTTATGCAGGAATGGTATCTGCGCATAAAAAAACGCTGGCCTTATGGCACGCACAAAAAATATTCGCCATTTAAATTTAAACACTGGTTAAGGCGAAATGGCTTCTCTTCAGTCAAGTTTTTTGCCAAACCGCCTTACGCGGATATGCCGATTGCTGGTGTTTTTGATGGCATTTTAAACAGGATTTTTCCTTTCTGGGGACACTATCTATATATTATTGCGCGGAAGTAG
- a CDS encoding ComF family protein: protein MKGGFFVFVKFVKDLFFPIFCAKCGREGEWLCENCLGKIETAKVNFDSVDLAGTDLDGLFYLFYYNDQDFIAKLIRGFKYGYAREMAEIWKSFILKCDLVSGFTIVPVPLHPRRQRERGFNQSQILAELLAEVFDLPIENKGLVRVRNTVQQAKLSGEQRKNNVKDAFAWKSADAPPQNVLLVDDVYTTGATMAQCAKVLKQNGANKVRGFVLAKSG from the coding sequence ATGAAGGGGGGCTTTTTTGTTTTTGTAAAATTTGTAAAAGATTTATTTTTTCCAATTTTTTGCGCCAAGTGCGGCCGGGAGGGGGAGTGGCTGTGTGAAAACTGTTTGGGAAAAATTGAGACAGCGAAAGTAAATTTTGATTCAGTTGATTTAGCGGGCACGGATTTAGACGGGCTGTTTTATTTGTTTTATTATAATGATCAGGATTTTATTGCCAAATTAATCCGCGGTTTTAAATACGGATACGCGCGTGAGATGGCTGAAATTTGGAAAAGTTTTATTTTGAAATGCGACTTGGTTTCAGGTTTTACAATTGTGCCGGTGCCTCTTCACCCGCGCCGCCAGCGTGAAAGAGGTTTTAACCAGTCGCAGATTTTGGCTGAACTCCTGGCTGAAGTTTTTGATTTGCCGATTGAAAATAAGGGTTTGGTTCGGGTTCGCAACACCGTCCAGCAGGCCAAACTTTCCGGCGAACAGAGAAAAAATAATGTAAAAGACGCTTTTGCCTGGAAATCAGCAGATGCGCCTCCGCAAAATGTTTTATTGGTTGATGATGTTTATACCACCGGCGCCACCATGGCGCAGTGCGCGAAGGTTTTAAAACAAAACGGAGCCAATAAGGTCCGGGGTTTTGTGTTAGCCAAAAGCGGTTGA
- a CDS encoding TraC family protein — MQNKQALNKKKSLPSTQHHLPFAEIKSDSIVMKDGTLRAVMMVSSINFALKNEDEQNAIVSSYISFLNSIDFPLQIVIQSRQLYIKPYLAKLLEQERAQTNELLRAQIADYRSFVSELVSLGKIMSKQFYVVVPYDPMSNKKRGFWSRSSEVINPAKTVKLKESRFEQRKHDLDMRVRQIESGLASMNLEVVRLDTQSLIELFYSTYNPDIAFSEHLGPVNQLQVE; from the coding sequence ATGCAAAATAAACAAGCGCTTAATAAGAAAAAGTCGCTCCCTTCAACCCAGCATCATTTGCCGTTCGCGGAAATTAAATCCGACAGCATTGTGATGAAAGACGGCACTTTACGGGCGGTCATGATGGTCTCCAGTATTAATTTCGCTTTAAAAAATGAAGACGAGCAAAATGCGATTGTTTCTTCATATATATCTTTTTTAAATTCAATTGATTTTCCTTTGCAAATTGTAATTCAATCCAGACAGTTATACATCAAACCGTATCTGGCCAAATTGTTGGAGCAGGAGCGCGCGCAGACCAATGAACTGCTACGGGCACAAATCGCGGATTACCGGTCGTTTGTTTCCGAGTTGGTCAGTTTAGGGAAAATTATGAGCAAGCAATTTTACGTGGTTGTGCCTTATGATCCCATGTCAAACAAAAAACGCGGTTTTTGGTCACGGAGTTCGGAAGTTATCAACCCGGCCAAGACCGTGAAACTAAAAGAAAGCCGGTTTGAACAGAGAAAACATGATTTGGATATGAGAGTCCGGCAAATTGAATCCGGTTTGGCCAGTATGAATTTGGAAGTGGTGCGGTTAGACACCCAGTCGCTAATTGAGCTTTTTTATTCAACCTATAATCCGGATATTGCGTTTAGCGAACACTTGGGGCCGGTTAATCAATTGCAAGTAGAATAG
- the prfB gene encoding peptide chain release factor 2, whose amino-acid sequence MLKERLNELYTKIVQTEKILNIKELKQKMEQLSQEMSAPDFWNNAENAQTISQDYQDIKKEVEKFEDLEKKAKDLLELIDGADEEMTKEIEAQTSALEKEYQQYELYVLLSGPYDKSNAIIAIHAGSGGTEAQDWAEMLLRMVMRFCEKQGWQTKILDESKGAEAGYKSITFEVKGRYAYGYLKSEHGVHRLVRISPFDAEKMRHTSFALIEVLPEVDENININIDPKDIRIDTFMSGGHGGQSVNTTYSAVRIVHLPTNISVSCQNERSQQQNKEMAMKVLKAKLYRLEQERLAKEKQELRGEYKSAEWGNQIRSYVLHPYHMVKDHRTDYESADPEGVLEGNLLPLSEAYLKWIKS is encoded by the coding sequence ATGTTAAAGGAGCGGTTAAATGAGTTGTATACAAAAATTGTTCAAACAGAAAAAATTTTGAACATCAAAGAACTCAAACAAAAAATGGAGCAATTGTCGCAAGAGATGTCGGCTCCGGATTTTTGGAATAACGCGGAAAACGCTCAAACCATATCCCAGGATTATCAGGATATAAAAAAGGAAGTGGAAAAATTTGAGGACTTGGAAAAAAAGGCCAAAGACCTTTTGGAATTAATCGATGGGGCTGACGAAGAAATGACTAAAGAAATTGAAGCCCAAACCAGCGCGCTAGAAAAAGAATATCAGCAATATGAATTGTATGTTTTGTTAAGCGGTCCGTATGATAAAAGCAATGCCATTATCGCGATTCACGCCGGAAGCGGAGGAACCGAAGCACAGGATTGGGCGGAGATGCTACTTCGCATGGTGATGCGCTTTTGCGAAAAACAGGGCTGGCAGACAAAAATTTTGGATGAGTCAAAAGGCGCTGAAGCCGGATATAAATCCATAACTTTTGAAGTTAAGGGCAGGTATGCGTATGGATATTTGAAATCTGAACACGGGGTGCATCGCCTGGTGCGCATTTCTCCGTTTGACGCGGAAAAAATGCGCCACACCTCTTTTGCCTTGATTGAAGTTTTGCCTGAAGTTGATGAAAATATAAATATCAATATTGACCCCAAAGATATCCGCATTGACACCTTTATGTCCGGCGGCCACGGCGGGCAAAGCGTCAATACAACTTATTCGGCCGTGCGTATTGTCCACCTGCCGACCAATATCAGCGTATCTTGCCAGAATGAAAGATCACAACAGCAAAATAAAGAGATGGCCATGAAGGTCTTGAAAGCTAAATTATACAGATTAGAGCAGGAAAGATTGGCTAAAGAAAAACAGGAACTTCGCGGAGAATACAAATCCGCTGAATGGGGCAATCAAATCCGATCTTATGTTTTACATCCTTATCACATGGTAAAAGATCACCGCACCGATTATGAATCCGCTGATCCGGAGGGTGTATTGGAAGGAAATTTATTACCCCTTTCAGAGGCGTATTTGAAATGGATAAAATCATGA
- a CDS encoding L-threonylcarbamoyladenylate synthase, translating into MDKIMKILSKENLAEVAAELTNGQTIVFPTETSYGLGCDATNQKAVDKIFAIKKRPQTKSLLVVVPTIEMAKKYLEWNDLLEQLASKYWPGPLTIVGEYKNDQPTGYQLANGVVSTEKTLALRVTSHPVPKFLSEKISKPLVATSANISETESTYSAQEIIKNFSNQAFQPDIILDYGELPKNKPSTIVSVVGNELKILRQGNVQIV; encoded by the coding sequence ATGGATAAAATCATGAAAATTTTAAGTAAAGAAAATTTGGCAGAGGTCGCGGCTGAACTTACCAACGGCCAGACGATTGTTTTTCCCACCGAAACATCTTACGGTTTGGGTTGTGACGCGACCAATCAAAAGGCGGTTGATAAAATCTTTGCCATTAAAAAACGTCCGCAGACAAAATCATTACTGGTGGTTGTGCCGACAATTGAGATGGCAAAAAAATATTTAGAGTGGAATGATCTGTTGGAACAACTGGCCAGCAAGTATTGGCCCGGACCACTGACAATAGTGGGGGAATATAAAAACGACCAGCCGACTGGGTATCAACTGGCCAATGGTGTTGTTTCAACAGAAAAAACTTTGGCCTTGCGCGTAACCAGTCATCCGGTTCCAAAATTTTTATCCGAGAAGATTAGTAAACCGTTGGTAGCCACATCGGCCAACATTTCTGAAACCGAAAGTACCTACAGCGCTCAAGAAATTATAAAAAATTTCTCAAATCAAGCGTTTCAACCTGATATAATTTTGGATTACGGCGAACTGCCAAAAAATAAACCCTCGACCATTGTCAGTGTTGTCGGCAATGAATTAAAAATTTTAAGACAAGGCAATGTCCAAATTGTTTGA
- a CDS encoding DUF87 domain-containing protein: MAFRPQLGKITASGAPAPETEETKLKNQAAGELVTLEEERLYREGAVSIKDLIAPSAFNVESNYIKLGDIFCRTIFVVSYPRYISIGWSSPVLNLSITMDIGMFFYPVKSAVILKQLRNKVGALEAQLNADTEKGAPRDPIRETALRDIEQLRDNLTQGIEHFFQFTFYVTLYAKTKEELDQTSEDVENIFGSKLISSRKVLYQSEQGYNSTLPLANDELMIAFNMNSSPIAASFPFISAELTSDDGILYGVNRHNNSLILFNRFSLMNANMVVFATAGAGKSYTIKLEILRTMMTGVDVIVIDPEMEYKHLCEAVGGTYINISLSSESKVNPFDLPRPTGGEEFSTEDIIRSAVITAKGLLRIMFGGLTTEQDSIIDRALIETYAKKDITPEADLSVVQAPIMQDLQEILEGMEGSNELVLKLKKFTEGTFSGLFNAPTNVDMKNQLVVYSVRDLEDELRPLAIYAIVNYIWNVVRSERKKRILAIDEAWWLMQHEDSAQFIFSLVKRCRKYFLGVTTITQDVNDFLRSQYGQAIVTNSSLQLLLRQSPAAIDTVQKTFMLTEGEKYLLLESGVGEGIFFAGSKHAAIKVVASYTEDQIVTTNPQQLLDIEKAKKEFEQQTK, translated from the coding sequence ATGGCTTTTAGACCACAATTAGGCAAAATAACGGCATCCGGCGCGCCCGCACCCGAGACCGAAGAAACAAAACTGAAAAATCAGGCGGCCGGAGAATTGGTCACTCTTGAAGAAGAGCGCCTTTATCGCGAGGGAGCGGTGTCAATTAAGGACTTGATCGCCCCGTCGGCTTTTAATGTTGAGTCAAATTATATCAAGCTCGGCGATATATTTTGCCGGACGATTTTTGTGGTCAGTTATCCGAGGTATATTTCCATCGGCTGGAGTTCGCCGGTTTTGAATTTATCAATCACCATGGATATCGGCATGTTCTTTTATCCGGTGAAGTCGGCCGTTATTTTAAAGCAATTGCGCAACAAAGTCGGCGCTTTGGAAGCGCAATTAAACGCTGACACGGAAAAAGGCGCACCACGTGATCCGATTCGCGAAACAGCGCTGCGCGACATTGAACAATTGCGCGACAATCTCACCCAAGGCATTGAGCATTTTTTTCAATTTACTTTTTACGTGACGCTTTACGCCAAAACCAAAGAAGAACTTGATCAGACCTCGGAAGACGTTGAAAATATTTTCGGTTCAAAACTCATTTCCAGCCGCAAGGTGCTGTATCAGTCGGAACAGGGATATAACTCCACTTTGCCTTTGGCCAACGACGAACTGATGATTGCTTTTAACATGAATTCGTCGCCGATAGCGGCCTCTTTTCCGTTTATCTCGGCCGAACTTACTTCCGATGACGGAATTTTGTACGGCGTTAACCGCCACAACAACAGTTTGATTTTGTTTAACAGATTTTCTTTGATGAATGCTAATATGGTGGTGTTTGCCACCGCCGGCGCCGGTAAAAGTTATACCATAAAATTAGAAATTTTGCGCACTATGATGACCGGCGTTGATGTGATTGTGATTGATCCGGAAATGGAATACAAACATCTGTGCGAAGCGGTCGGAGGAACGTATATAAACATTTCCTTGTCATCGGAAAGCAAGGTAAACCCGTTTGATTTGCCGCGGCCAACCGGCGGCGAGGAATTTTCCACGGAAGATATTATCCGAAGCGCGGTCATTACCGCCAAGGGCTTACTGCGTATTATGTTCGGCGGGTTAACCACCGAACAGGATTCAATCATTGACCGGGCTTTGATTGAAACCTACGCCAAAAAAGACATTACGCCGGAAGCGGATTTGAGCGTGGTACAGGCGCCGATTATGCAGGATTTGCAGGAGATTTTGGAAGGTATGGAGGGCTCAAATGAACTGGTTTTGAAACTGAAAAAATTTACCGAAGGCACTTTCAGCGGTTTGTTTAACGCGCCCACCAACGTGGACATGAAAAATCAATTGGTGGTATACAGCGTGCGCGATTTGGAAGATGAGTTGCGGCCTTTGGCAATTTACGCGATTGTTAATTACATTTGGAACGTGGTGCGTTCCGAGCGCAAAAAGCGCATTTTGGCCATTGATGAGGCCTGGTGGCTGATGCAACACGAAGACAGCGCCCAGTTCATATTTTCTTTGGTCAAACGCTGCCGCAAATATTTCTTGGGCGTGACCACGATTACGCAGGATGTTAATGATTTCTTAAGGTCGCAATACGGCCAGGCCATTGTCACTAATTCGTCTTTGCAATTATTACTGCGCCAGTCACCGGCGGCCATTGATACGGTGCAAAAAACATTTATGCTGACCGAAGGTGAAAAATATTTGCTTTTAGAAAGCGGCGTAGGCGAGGGGATTTTCTTTGCCGGATCAAAACACGCGGCCATCAAGGTTGTCGCCAGTTACACCGAAGATCAGATTGTTACCACCAATCCCCAACAGCTGTTGGATATTGAAAAAGCCAAAAAAGAATTTGAACAACAAACAAAATAG
- a CDS encoding PrgI family protein, with product MEQFVVPQFIDVEDKIFGPVTTRQFLILLSAGLILFICFKLTDLTLFIFLAAIIGGSALVIAFVKINGQAFHYFLLNIIQTVRRPSRRIWQKIFSQAELVELRDASKVEVIEAVKELPRMSYNRIRDLSLIVNTGGYYNPEE from the coding sequence ATGGAACAATTCGTGGTGCCGCAATTTATAGACGTTGAGGACAAAATATTCGGGCCGGTGACGACCAGACAATTTTTGATTTTGCTCTCGGCCGGATTGATTTTATTTATTTGTTTTAAGCTGACTGACCTGACCCTGTTTATATTTTTGGCGGCCATTATCGGCGGTTCGGCGCTGGTTATCGCTTTTGTAAAAATAAACGGACAGGCCTTTCATTATTTTCTTTTAAACATCATTCAAACCGTCAGGCGTCCCAGCCGCCGCATTTGGCAGAAAATTTTTAGCCAGGCCGAACTGGTTGAACTTCGGGACGCGTCTAAAGTTGAAGTGATTGAAGCAGTCAAAGAATTGCCCAGAATGTCATATAACCGCATCAGGGATTTATCGCTTATCGTAAACACCGGCGGATATTATAACCCCGAAGAATAG
- a CDS encoding type IV secretion system protein has translation MLAVIAVKIKTFWQFLTPKRKRIGLVGFIICASLILIMWFGATGLATAAADIWTTAANLIGTILLTIAGWFIQISIFLLKFVITLGGYNGYIRSPAVNIGWIMVRDITNMFFVIVLLIIAFATILGIEDYSWKKLLSKLIFAAVLVNFSRQIAGIIIDFAQVIMITFINGVAATAGGNLINMFNVNNILNLARQAKPNEITPGNVFLASLGGLVFSAMMMVTMGVFAIMLLARMVMLWVLIVLSPLAFVLNVLPKTKGYADRWWKEFGNNVVSGPLIAFFIWLAFVTLGSGDIQSDITSSANNPLPAGDTWAAVDDAGVGQKSGVGGGMTWVALANFAIAIGMLMAGAKMAQELGVYGGSMLSSAVEKTAKIASGLTAARYVGRKGMEAGKKAGKFALMKAPLVGGEAWQARGLRIKSRVSQAWNKGYVEPRIVAAGRRIDTAFGKNEQGEFTEKSRWKRYGARLGLMFAPQRFKNELAKDEETAAKYAIEQQEHRISTSKTPTGQRKLQEEADLEKLKRTGQDIKRRKLQTKYEEQDEDNRAIAAAVAAGKGAGKSEKQVLEELEASGKFDARQTSDYQRLNNADKSAIEAENIEQMLKATQEEDRARIKQKLMAGEGGERMLRAAAAKAETKQMEDKLNAERELKELEEIKKVLTSDQGKVVQADITDRRAQIEQLNTDMNEIKERNVARARDAVLRSNNRFSEANNLENVLSKQAKQRIDMQSVGTDFPRSIIRTEGLYNKQDEALKELAAAESRGDQRAVVAAKLKHSQIQKSLAEMQIGNWEQHGAIGLGNMDNISKLVDPELLKNISVDPSDAGSVRKVQAAIFSSLIGEKVAASPDGLEAAVKQFGAIHGERSQALLEQLRLSLDKAAGQGVFSVAGLLQDTLQADGSITTGLTDAGSAGGKEHIQRRRTAARSSAKITSISAGLEGAVDKNEDRKAIVESDESIKIVADLLAPLTSTRLDQVDEYVKTDLGDILQYSDVKKLKQLQTSVDQSSKDRGAVANLIKSALERVEKTIKKEQKEMVKEWIKDLEKNNSKPK, from the coding sequence ATGCTTGCCGTTATTGCGGTTAAAATAAAAACATTTTGGCAGTTTTTAACACCAAAGCGAAAGCGAATCGGTTTGGTTGGTTTTATTATCTGTGCGAGTTTGATTTTAATCATGTGGTTTGGCGCAACCGGACTTGCCACCGCTGCTGCAGATATATGGACAACGGCTGCCAATCTGATTGGTACCATACTGTTAACAATCGCCGGTTGGTTTATTCAAATTTCAATATTTTTACTTAAGTTTGTCATCACTCTTGGGGGTTATAACGGATATATCAGGTCTCCGGCCGTAAATATCGGCTGGATCATGGTGCGCGACATAACCAACATGTTTTTTGTCATAGTTTTGCTTATTATTGCTTTTGCCACAATTTTGGGGATTGAAGATTATTCCTGGAAAAAATTATTAAGCAAATTAATATTCGCGGCCGTACTGGTGAACTTCAGCCGGCAAATTGCCGGAATTATAATTGACTTCGCGCAGGTGATAATGATCACTTTTATCAACGGTGTGGCCGCAACTGCCGGTGGGAATTTAATTAACATGTTTAATGTTAATAATATTCTTAATCTGGCTCGTCAGGCCAAGCCGAATGAAATTACGCCCGGTAATGTATTTTTGGCATCTTTGGGCGGATTAGTTTTTTCGGCAATGATGATGGTGACCATGGGTGTTTTTGCAATTATGCTGTTAGCCAGGATGGTTATGCTTTGGGTGTTGATTGTTTTATCTCCTTTAGCTTTTGTCTTAAATGTTTTACCAAAAACAAAAGGTTATGCCGATCGGTGGTGGAAAGAATTCGGTAACAACGTCGTCTCTGGTCCGCTCATTGCCTTTTTTATTTGGCTGGCTTTTGTTACTTTGGGGTCGGGTGATATTCAATCTGATATTACCAGTTCTGCCAATAATCCTCTGCCGGCCGGTGATACCTGGGCGGCTGTTGATGACGCGGGCGTTGGCCAAAAATCAGGAGTGGGCGGAGGCATGACCTGGGTCGCTTTAGCCAACTTCGCCATTGCCATTGGTATGCTGATGGCCGGAGCCAAAATGGCCCAGGAATTGGGAGTGTATGGCGGGTCAATGCTTAGCAGTGCGGTTGAAAAGACGGCTAAGATCGCCAGTGGTCTGACCGCGGCGAGGTATGTGGGTAGAAAGGGTATGGAGGCCGGAAAAAAGGCCGGAAAGTTTGCTTTGATGAAAGCTCCTCTTGTGGGTGGAGAGGCGTGGCAAGCAAGAGGGCTTCGTATAAAGAGCAGAGTATCACAAGCGTGGAACAAGGGTTATGTTGAGCCGAGAATTGTAGCGGCGGGGAGAAGGATAGATACTGCCTTTGGAAAAAATGAACAAGGTGAGTTTACAGAAAAAAGTAGATGGAAAAGATATGGCGCCAGACTTGGTTTGATGTTTGCACCCCAGCGGTTTAAGAATGAATTGGCAAAGGATGAAGAAACAGCTGCAAAATATGCAATAGAGCAACAAGAGCATAGAATAAGCACCAGCAAGACCCCGACCGGCCAAAGAAAGCTACAAGAAGAAGCGGACTTGGAAAAACTGAAGAGAACCGGTCAGGATATTAAGAGGCGAAAATTACAGACAAAATATGAAGAACAAGATGAAGATAATAGAGCTATAGCGGCCGCGGTTGCCGCGGGTAAAGGTGCGGGAAAATCAGAAAAGCAGGTTTTGGAAGAACTGGAGGCATCCGGGAAATTTGATGCTCGGCAAACTTCTGATTATCAGCGATTAAATAATGCTGATAAATCTGCTATTGAAGCTGAAAATATAGAGCAGATGTTAAAGGCAACACAAGAGGAAGATAGGGCGCGGATAAAGCAAAAATTAATGGCCGGAGAAGGTGGAGAGAGGATGTTGCGTGCGGCTGCAGCCAAAGCGGAGACTAAGCAAATGGAAGATAAGTTGAACGCAGAAAGAGAACTGAAGGAATTAGAGGAGATCAAAAAAGTGTTAACAAGTGATCAAGGGAAAGTTGTGCAAGCGGATATTACGGACAGAAGAGCACAGATTGAACAGTTGAATACGGATATGAATGAAATAAAGGAACGTAATGTGGCCCGCGCCAGGGATGCGGTCTTGAGAAGCAATAATCGTTTTTCTGAAGCAAATAATTTGGAAAATGTTTTGAGCAAACAAGCAAAACAAAGAATTGATATGCAATCAGTGGGTACTGACTTCCCTAGGTCAATTATTAGGACGGAAGGATTATACAACAAACAAGACGAAGCGCTTAAAGAGTTGGCGGCAGCCGAGTCACGCGGAGATCAGAGGGCAGTCGTGGCGGCTAAGCTTAAACATTCGCAGATTCAAAAGAGCTTGGCAGAAATGCAGATTGGCAATTGGGAACAGCACGGTGCGATTGGTTTGGGAAACATGGATAATATTTCAAAATTAGTAGATCCGGAATTACTTAAGAATATTTCCGTAGATCCGAGTGATGCTGGTTCTGTAAGGAAGGTACAAGCGGCCATATTTTCATCTCTCATTGGTGAAAAGGTAGCGGCAAGCCCAGACGGGTTGGAAGCAGCTGTGAAGCAGTTTGGCGCTATACACGGAGAACGATCGCAGGCCTTGTTGGAACAGCTGCGTTTGTCCCTTGATAAGGCCGCAGGGCAGGGTGTGTTTTCTGTCGCCGGTTTGCTCCAGGATACATTACAGGCAGATGGAAGTATTACCACGGGGCTCACAGATGCCGGTAGTGCTGGAGGAAAAGAACATATTCAAAGAAGAAGAACAGCCGCAAGGTCATCCGCAAAAATTACCAGTATTAGTGCTGGCTTGGAAGGAGCTGTAGATAAAAATGAGGACAGAAAAGCTATTGTTGAATCCGATGAATCTATAAAGATAGTGGCTGATTTGTTAGCGCCACTCACTTCTACACGGTTGGATCAGGTTGATGAATATGTCAAAACAGATTTGGGTGACATCCTGCAGTATTCTGATGTGAAAAAACTTAAGCAATTGCAAACGAGTGTGGATCAATCAAGCAAAGACAGGGGCGCTGTGGCTAACTTGATAAAGAGCGCCTTGGAAAGAGTAGAAAAAACCATCAAAAAGGAACAAAAAGAAATGGTTAAAGAATGGATAAAGGATTTGGAAAAAAATAATAGCAAGCCAAAGTAA
- the rsmA gene encoding 16S rRNA (adenine(1518)-N(6)/adenine(1519)-N(6))-dimethyltransferase RsmA, with protein MSKLFDQNYLKSLCKKYGLTPSKKYGQNFLINPELIEKMLETAQIKADDTIVEIGPGFGVLTLALSEKAKKVIAFEIEKKLTPYWEEIQKTHPNIEIIWGNVLKTPVFPTEPYKVVANIPYQITSNLIRTLLTSQNQPQSTTLMVQKEVAERICAKPGDMSVLSVSVQFFAQPEIITNVPRAYFWPEPAVDSAVIKIEPNPTQLKNQTETEFFFKIVKTGFANKRKILIKNLEHLINKKNRSKLQEIFTKLGLNNKVRAQELSVQNWIDLARKLSTY; from the coding sequence ATGTCCAAATTGTTTGATCAAAATTATCTAAAATCGCTTTGTAAAAAATACGGTCTCACACCCAGCAAAAAATACGGCCAGAATTTTTTAATTAATCCGGAGCTGATTGAAAAAATGCTTGAGACCGCCCAAATCAAAGCTGATGACACAATTGTGGAGATCGGCCCGGGTTTTGGCGTGCTCACCTTGGCGCTCTCCGAAAAAGCCAAAAAAGTCATCGCTTTTGAAATTGAAAAAAAATTGACCCCGTATTGGGAAGAAATCCAAAAAACCCACCCCAATATAGAAATAATCTGGGGTAATGTTTTAAAAACCCCGGTGTTTCCAACAGAACCATACAAAGTCGTGGCCAACATCCCTTATCAAATCACTTCAAACCTTATCCGCACCTTGCTCACCTCACAAAATCAACCGCAATCCACTACGTTAATGGTCCAAAAAGAAGTGGCCGAGCGCATTTGCGCCAAACCAGGGGACATGTCGGTGTTATCTGTTTCAGTCCAGTTTTTTGCCCAACCCGAAATTATCACAAATGTTCCCAGGGCATATTTTTGGCCCGAACCGGCTGTTGACTCGGCTGTAATAAAAATAGAGCCAAACCCAACCCAACTCAAAAACCAAACCGAAACCGAATTTTTCTTTAAAATCGTCAAAACCGGGTTCGCCAACAAGCGCAAAATTTTGATAAAAAACCTCGAGCACCTAATCAATAAGAAAAACAGATCAAAACTTCAGGAAATTTTCACTAAGTTAGGGCTAAATAACAAGGTAAGAGCCCAGGAATTATCAGTTCAAAATTGGATTGATCTCGCTCGCAAGTTATCCACTTATTAA